Below is a genomic region from Streptomyces sp. NBC_00461.
GAGGCCTGCACGCTGAACGCGGCCAAGGCCAAGGAGCTGTACAAGGCGAGCGGCGGTCTGCCGGGCAACACGCTGGAGATCGGCTACAACGCCGACGGTGACCACAAGGCGTGGATCGAGGCGGTCGCCAACCAGATCCAGCAGAACCTGGGCATCAAGGTGACGGCCAAGCCGTTCGAGCAGTTCCAGACGATCCTCAACGACCTGGACGCCAAGAAGTACCAGGGCGCGTTCCGTATGGCCTGGAACATGGACTACCCGGACATGGAGAACTACCTCCGTCCGATCTTCTCGAAGGAAGCCATCACCAACGGCTCCAACTACTCGGGTTACGTCAACCAGGACTTCGAGAAGCTGCTCGTCAAGGGCGACCAGGCCGCCACGCACGAGGACGCCGTCAAGCAGTACCAGCAGGCCGACGACGTGCTCCTGAAGGACCTGCCGTACATCCCGGTGTACTTCTACACCCTGAACACCGGCTTCAGCGACAAGATCAAGTCGATGAAGATCGCCGGCCACAACATCCTGTGGGACTCGGTCAAGCTCAGCTGACCAGTTTCTGAGCAGTCCTGACACAGCGTTACGGGGTGAGCAGGGGGAGGAACAGCCTTCCCCTGCTCACTCCTGCTGCCGTCTCCCGTCCGACCGTGCCATCCCCTCGGCCACGGTCGGGTCGAGCACCCCTCTGGAGTACCCATGGGCCGATACGTCGTGCGCCGCATGCTGCAGGTGATCCCTGTGGTGATAGGCGTCACGTTCATCATCTTCTGCCTGGTCTTCGCTCTGCCCGGCGACCCGATCCAGGCACTGGCCGGCGACAAACGCGCCGACCCCAACATCGCGGCGGTTCTGCGTGCGCACTACCACCTCAACGAGCCGCTGTACCAGCAGTACTGGCACTACATCAGCGGCGTCTTCACCGGTGACCTCGGCGAGACGTACAACGGACGCTCCATCTCTGAGATCGTCTCCGAGAGGTTCCCCGTCACTCTGAAGCTGGGCCTGACCTCGTTCGCCGTCGAGGCCGTGATAGGTATCGTCGCCGGCATCTTCGCCGCCCTGAAGAAGGGCAAGTTCATCGACAACGTCGTGCTCATCTCGACGCTGGTGCTGATCTCGATCCCCGTCTTCGTGCTCGGCAGCGTGCTCCAGCTGGAGTTCGGCGTGAAGCTGAAGATCACGCCGGTCGCCGGCATCGAGAAGGGCTGGCCGCAGAGCTACATCCTCCCGGCCATCGTGCTCGCCACGACCTCCATGGCCTACATCGCCCGTCTGGTGCGGGCGAGCATGACCGAGTCGGTGCGCGCAGACTACGTGCGCACGGCGATAGCCAAGGGCCTGCCGACCCGGCGGGTCATCGGTGTGCACGCGCTGCGCAACTCCCTGATCCCGGTGGTCACCTTCCTGGGCTTCGACCTCGGTGCTCTCATGGGTGGTGCCATCATCACCGAGCGGGTGTTCAACATGCCCGGTATCGGCGGGCAGTTGGCCCAGTCCGTCTATCTGCGCGAGCGGCCCGTCGTCGTCGGTCTGGTGACCCTGCTGGTGCTGATCTACCTGGTCGCCAACCTCCTCGTAGACCTGATGTACGCCGTGCTCGACCCGAGGATCCGTTATGAGTGAGAAGACGATAGAAAGGCCCACCACCGACGAGGCCTCCATCGCCAAGGAGATCGAGGCCGAGGAGAAGGCGGCGGCCCGGCAGGCGAGCCTGCTCAAGGACGGCTGGGTGGACCTGCGCAAGCGGCCCATGTTCCTCGTGTCGGCCTTCATCATCGTGTGCCTGCTCGCCCTGGCGATCGCGCCCAGCCTGTTCACGGCGCGCTCGCCGCTCTCGGACGGTTTCTGCCAGTTGCAGAACTCCATGAACGGGCCGTCGTCCGGGCACCTGTTCGGCTACGACCAGCAGGGCTGCGACATCTACACGCGGACCGTCTACGGCACCCGCAACTCGATCGTCGTCGGCGTGGTGACGACCGTGGTCACCACGCTCATCGGCGGTCTGCTGGGCATGCTGTCCGGCCTCCTCGGCGGCTGGCTGGACGCGCTTCTGTCCCGGATCACCGAGGTGTTCTCGGCCCTGCCGCTCATCATCGGCGGTCTGCTGATCATGTCGATCTGGGGCGGCGGTGACGTGTGGACCGTGTCGTTCATCATGGCGATCCTCGGCTGGCCACAGGTCTTCAGGATCATGCGCGGCGAGGTCATCGCCAACAAGTACAACGACTACGTGATGGCCGCCCGCGCGCTGGGCGCGGACTCCTGGCGGATCGCGTTCCGGCACATCCTGCCGAACACGCTCGCCCCCGTCATCGTCATCACCACGATGAACCTCGGCGTCTACATCTCCGCCGAAGCCGCCCTGTCCTATCTGGGCATCGGCATCCAGCCCCCGAGCATCTCCTGGGGCGTGATGATCAGTGACGCCCAACAGCTGTTCCTGACCAACCCGCACGCGCTGCTGTTCCCGGCTGGCGCCCTGAGCGTCACCGTGCTGGCGTTCATCGTGCTTGGCGACGTGGTCCGCGACGCCTTCGACCCCAAGACACGCTGAGGGAGGCGTACGTGACCATCATCGACCCGACGGACGCCATCCCGGCTCCGAGGCCCGGCGACCCGGAGCGGACCGGCCCACTGCTCGAAGTGCGTGACCTGCACGTCGAGTTCCAGACCCGCGAGGGTGTGGTCCGCGCCGTCAACGGCGTCAACTACTCCGTGAACTCCGGAGAGACCCTCGCCGTGCTCGGCGAGTCCGGCTCCGGCAAGTCCGTGACCGCGCAGGCGATCATGGGCATCCTCGACATGCCGCCGGCCCGCATCCCCCAGGGCGAGATCCGCTTCTACGGCCAGGACATGCTCGTCATGTCGGGCGAGGAGCGGCGCAAGCTGCGCGGCGCGCGGATCGCGATGATCTTCCAGGACGCGCTGTCCTCGCTCAACCCCGTGCTCAGCGTGGGATACCAGCTGGGCGAGATGTTCCGCGTCCACCAGGGCCTCTCGAAGAAGCAGGCCAAGGCCAAGGCCATCGAGTTGATGGACCGGGTGAAGATCCCGGCCGCCGCGGCCCGTGTGAACGACTACCCGCACCAGTTCTCGGGCGGTATGCGCCAGCGCATCATGATCGCGATGGCGCTCGCGCTGGAGCCCGACCTGATCATCGCCGACGAGCCCACCACGGCGCTCGACGTGACGGTGCAGGCCCAGGTGATGGACCTGCTCGCGGAGTTGCAGCGCGAGTACCAGATGGGGCTCATCCTCATCACCCACGACCTGGGTGTCGTGGCGGACGTCGCCGACAAGATCGCGGTGATGTACGCGGGACGCATCGTGGAGACGGCGCCGGTGCACGAGCTGTACAAGCGCCCCGCGCACCCCTACACCCGAGGCCTGCTCGACTCGATCCCGCGTCTGGACCAGAAGGGCCAGGACCTCTACGCGATCAAGGGTCTGCCGCCCAACCTGCTGAAGGTGCCGAGCGGTTGTGCCTTCAACCCGCGGTGCGAGAAGGCGCAGGACATCTGCCGCGCCGACCGTCCGTTGCTGGTCCCGGTGACCGAGCGGGACGGAACGGAACTGCCGGGCCGCGCCAGCGCGTGCCACTTCTGGAAGGAGACGATCCATGGCTGAGTCGACCAAGACCGACGCGCCCACGGACGCGACGCCGAACGTCTCCGAGGTGGACGCCGTCGACGCGCGTTCGGAGGAAGAGGCGGTCGCCGCCCTCGACGCACACGTGGAGCGCGGCGAGCCGATTCTGCAGGTCCGCAACCTGGTGAAGCACTTCCCGCTGACCATGGGCATCGTCATCAAGCGGCAGGTCGGCGCCGTGAAGGCCGTTGACGGCATCTCCTTCGACCTGTACCAGGGCGAGACGCTGGGCATCGTCGGCGAGTCCGGCTGCGGCAAGTCGACCGTGGCCAAGCTGCTGATGAGCCTGGAGCGGGCGACGTCCGGCGAGGTCTTCTACAAGGGCCAGGACATCACCAAGCTGTCCGGCAAGGCGCTCAAGGCCGTCCGCCGGAACATCCAGATGATCTTCC
It encodes:
- a CDS encoding ABC transporter permease encodes the protein MGRYVVRRMLQVIPVVIGVTFIIFCLVFALPGDPIQALAGDKRADPNIAAVLRAHYHLNEPLYQQYWHYISGVFTGDLGETYNGRSISEIVSERFPVTLKLGLTSFAVEAVIGIVAGIFAALKKGKFIDNVVLISTLVLISIPVFVLGSVLQLEFGVKLKITPVAGIEKGWPQSYILPAIVLATTSMAYIARLVRASMTESVRADYVRTAIAKGLPTRRVIGVHALRNSLIPVVTFLGFDLGALMGGAIITERVFNMPGIGGQLAQSVYLRERPVVVGLVTLLVLIYLVANLLVDLMYAVLDPRIRYE
- a CDS encoding ABC transporter permease, yielding MSEKTIERPTTDEASIAKEIEAEEKAAARQASLLKDGWVDLRKRPMFLVSAFIIVCLLALAIAPSLFTARSPLSDGFCQLQNSMNGPSSGHLFGYDQQGCDIYTRTVYGTRNSIVVGVVTTVVTTLIGGLLGMLSGLLGGWLDALLSRITEVFSALPLIIGGLLIMSIWGGGDVWTVSFIMAILGWPQVFRIMRGEVIANKYNDYVMAARALGADSWRIAFRHILPNTLAPVIVITTMNLGVYISAEAALSYLGIGIQPPSISWGVMISDAQQLFLTNPHALLFPAGALSVTVLAFIVLGDVVRDAFDPKTR
- a CDS encoding ABC transporter ATP-binding protein, translated to MTIIDPTDAIPAPRPGDPERTGPLLEVRDLHVEFQTREGVVRAVNGVNYSVNSGETLAVLGESGSGKSVTAQAIMGILDMPPARIPQGEIRFYGQDMLVMSGEERRKLRGARIAMIFQDALSSLNPVLSVGYQLGEMFRVHQGLSKKQAKAKAIELMDRVKIPAAAARVNDYPHQFSGGMRQRIMIAMALALEPDLIIADEPTTALDVTVQAQVMDLLAELQREYQMGLILITHDLGVVADVADKIAVMYAGRIVETAPVHELYKRPAHPYTRGLLDSIPRLDQKGQDLYAIKGLPPNLLKVPSGCAFNPRCEKAQDICRADRPLLVPVTERDGTELPGRASACHFWKETIHG